Genomic DNA from Haloarcula marina:
TCGGCGTCTTCCGACTTGCAGATGACCTTCACGATGTGGCCGGGCCGGGCCTTCTTCATCGTCGTCGGGACGACGGACACGTCCCGCGCGCCGACGGCCGTCAGCGACCGCTGGAGGTCCCCGAGCAGTTCCGGCGAGGCGTCGTCGAGGTTCGTCTCCAAGACGACGATGTCCTCGCGCCGGAGTTGCCCCTCGCCCTCGCCGACCATCGCTCGCAGGACGTTCGGCCGGTCGGCGAAGGTCCATCCGCCAGCGCCGTACCCCGAATCCTCGACCCGGAGCGGCGGGAGGTGGTCGACGCCCTCGGCGTAGTGGGCGAGGACGGCCGCCCCCGTCGGCGTCAGCAGTTCGGCGTCGACTGGCCCACCCCGCAGGGACCAGTCGGCCCGTTCGGCGACTTCGACCACCGCGGGCGTCGGCACGGGGTAGGTCCCGTGACTCATCTCGACGGTCCCGCCGCCCGTGGCGAGAGGCGTCGTCACGACGCGGTCGACGCCGAGGTCGTCGAGGAGAAGCGCCGCACCGACGATGTCGGCGATGGCGTCGTCGGCCCCCACCTCGTGGAAGTGCGTGTCCTCGAGGTCAGTCCCGTGGACCGCCGCCTCCGCCTCGCCGAGAAGTTCGAAGATAGCGAGGGCGTCGACCTCGACCGCATCGGGGAGGTCCATATCCTCGACGAGTTCGACGACCTCGGCGTAAGTCCGCTGAGGACCGTGGCCTTCGGCGTGTGTGTGGCCGTCGTGGTCGTGGCTGTGGTCGTGGTCGTGTGTGTGGCCGTCGTGGTCGTGGTCGTGGCTCTCGTCGCCGTGACTGTGCTCGTGGTCGGTCTCGTGATGCGCGTGGTCGTCATCGTGCGCCCCGTCGTCCGCGTCTCGAAGAAGGACCTCGACGCGGGTCGCGCTGACCCCGTTGCGGTCGACCGTCGAGACGGCGTACGCCACGTCGAGAGCCTCCTCGACGGGGTCGAGAACGGACCGGTCGGCGCCAGCGGCGAGGAGCGCTCCGAGTAGCATGTCCCCGGCGGCACCCATCCGACCGTCGAAGGCGAGTGTTCGCATGGTCGGACGGTCGCACCCGCCGGATAAAAGCCTACTACAACGACCTCACGCCCGGCGAACGATGTGCACGTCGTAGTCGTTGCCGTCTGCGGAGTCGGCGATGGGGACGACCACGTCTTCCGTGTCGGCGCTCCCGAGGAAGACGACGGTCGCCCCCACGTCCTTCGCGACCTGTCGAATCGTCTCCGAGAGTTCGTTCGCGGAGTAGGCGCTCACGTCGTTGTAGTGCAGTTCCGCGTCGTCGGTGGCCTCCTCTATCTTCCGACGGAGGTCGCTGGCGGCCGTTTCCGCGGCGAAGTCCTCGTGCGGGTCGACCCGGCGGCGCCGCTGTGCGTAGTCCGACCCGGTCGGGATGAGACTGACGGCGACGACATCAGTGTCCAGTGCCTCGGCGTAGGTGACCGCGCGGTTGAGGGCGGTCTCTGCGAGCGGCGAACCGTCGAACGGAACGAGAAACACCATACTGGCGCTATCGTGTGCATCCTTATCAAACTCGGCGGTGGCGGCAGAGGAGGACGGGGACTACGAACGCCCCACAGCGACGCCACTGTGGCGTGAGGAGAGGCGCGCCGTACAGCGCTGGCTGTAGTGTGGTAGCAGTTCACATAAAAACCCGTCGCTGCCGCCTTCCGACCGCCGGTAGCATAAAGCATATCTCTCGGGCTACCCCAGTTCTCTGTAGCGCGACTCTACTATGAACGAAGTGCAACTGGAAGTGGCGAAGGCGTACCCGAACGACTCGGGGCGCGGCATCGCCCGTCTGGACCCCGACACGTTGCTCCATCTCAAGCTCTCGCCCGGCGACATCATCGAGATAGAGGGGAGCGATACGACGGCGGCGAAAGTCTGGCGTGCCGACCGACAAGACTGGAACACCGACACCGTCCGCATCGACGGCTTCACGCGTCAGAATGCCGACGTGGGCATCGGCGAACGCGTGACGATTCGGAAAGCCGAAGCGGAGAAGGCCGACAAACTGGTGCTCGCCCCGCCCGAGGAGGCGTCGGTGCAGTTCGGCTCCGACGCCGCGGGCATGGTCAAGCGGCAGATTCTGAAGCGGCCCGTCGTCGAGCGCGACATCGTCCCCGTGATGTCCTCGACGAACCACCCCTTCATGCGCTCGCCCGGGCAGGCGATTCCGCTCATCGCCGTCGAAACCGAGCCAGAGGGCGTCTGCCTCATCACCGAAGACACCGAAGTCGAACTGCGAGAGGAGCCGATTTCGGGCTTCGAGAAGACCGGCGGCGGCATCACGTACGAGGACATCGGCGGCCTGCAAAACGAGATTCAGCGGGTCCGCGAGATGGTCGAACTGCCGATGAAGCACCCCCAGATATTCAAGAAACTCGGCATCGAGCCGCCGCAGGGGGTCCTGCTGCACGGTCCGCCGGGGACGGGAAAGACCCTGCTCGCGAAGGCCGTCGCCAACGAGACCTCCGCCAGTTTCTTCTCTATCGCCGGGCCGGAGATTATCTCGAAGTACTACGGCGAGTCCGAGCAGCAGTTACGGGAGATATTCGAGGACGCCAGCGAGGAGTCCCCCGCCATCATCTTCATCGACGAACTCGACTCCATCGCGCCCAAGCGCGAAGACGTGACCGGCGAAGTCGAGCGCCGCGTCGTCGCCCAGTTGCTCACGATGATGGACGGCCTCGAATCTCGCGGACAGGTCATCGTCATCGCCGCCACCAACCGCGTCGATTCGGTCGACCCCGCGCTCCGTCGCCCGGGTCGGTTCGACCGCGAAATCGAAATCGGCGTCCCCGACGAGGTGGGCCGCGAGGAGATTCTCCAGATTCACACCCGCGGGATGCCCCTCTCGGACGACGTCAACCTCGCGAAGATGGCGACCGAGACGCACGGGTTCGTCGGCGCGGACATCGAGAGCCTGACCAAAGAGGCCGCGATGAAGGCTCTGCGGCGCTACCTCCCCGAAATCGACTTGGACGAGGAGGACATCCCGCCGAGCCTCATCGACCGCATGATAATCAAGCGCGAGGACTTCAAGGGAGCGCTCAACGAGGTCAGCCCCAGCGCGATGCGGGAGGTCCTCGTCGAGTTGCCCAAGATGTCCTGGGACAGCGTCGGCGGCCTCAACGACGCCAAACAGCAGGTCCAAGAGGCCGTCGAGTGGCCGATGAATAGTCCCGAGAAGTTCGACCGGATGGGCGTCACGCCGCCCTCGGGCGTCCTGCTGTACGGCCCGCCCGGCACCGGGAAGACGCTGATGGCGAAGGCCGTCGCCAACGAGACGGACGCCAACTTCATCAGCGTCCGCGGCCCGCAACTGCTTAGCAAGTGGGTCGGCGAGTCGGAGAAGGCCATCCGCCAGACCTTCCGGAAAGCCCGACAGGTGGCCCCGACGGTCATCTTCTTCGACG
This window encodes:
- the larC gene encoding nickel pincer cofactor biosynthesis protein LarC, which encodes MRTLAFDGRMGAAGDMLLGALLAAGADRSVLDPVEEALDVAYAVSTVDRNGVSATRVEVLLRDADDGAHDDDHAHHETDHEHSHGDESHDHDHDGHTHDHDHSHDHDGHTHAEGHGPQRTYAEVVELVEDMDLPDAVEVDALAIFELLGEAEAAVHGTDLEDTHFHEVGADDAIADIVGAALLLDDLGVDRVVTTPLATGGGTVEMSHGTYPVPTPAVVEVAERADWSLRGGPVDAELLTPTGAAVLAHYAEGVDHLPPLRVEDSGYGAGGWTFADRPNVLRAMVGEGEGQLRREDIVVLETNLDDASPELLGDLQRSLTAVGARDVSVVPTTMKKARPGHIVKVICKSEDAERVARRLAEETGTLGVREHGVTHRWVAEREFETVALAIDGDRYEVTVKLASDTDGDVYDVSAEYDDAAAVADETGLPVREILRRAERMVQE
- a CDS encoding universal stress protein, translating into MVFLVPFDGSPLAETALNRAVTYAEALDTDVVAVSLIPTGSDYAQRRRRVDPHEDFAAETAASDLRRKIEEATDDAELHYNDVSAYSANELSETIRQVAKDVGATVVFLGSADTEDVVVPIADSADGNDYDVHIVRRA
- a CDS encoding CDC48 family AAA ATPase, whose translation is MNEVQLEVAKAYPNDSGRGIARLDPDTLLHLKLSPGDIIEIEGSDTTAAKVWRADRQDWNTDTVRIDGFTRQNADVGIGERVTIRKAEAEKADKLVLAPPEEASVQFGSDAAGMVKRQILKRPVVERDIVPVMSSTNHPFMRSPGQAIPLIAVETEPEGVCLITEDTEVELREEPISGFEKTGGGITYEDIGGLQNEIQRVREMVELPMKHPQIFKKLGIEPPQGVLLHGPPGTGKTLLAKAVANETSASFFSIAGPEIISKYYGESEQQLREIFEDASEESPAIIFIDELDSIAPKREDVTGEVERRVVAQLLTMMDGLESRGQVIVIAATNRVDSVDPALRRPGRFDREIEIGVPDEVGREEILQIHTRGMPLSDDVNLAKMATETHGFVGADIESLTKEAAMKALRRYLPEIDLDEEDIPPSLIDRMIIKREDFKGALNEVSPSAMREVLVELPKMSWDSVGGLNDAKQQVQEAVEWPMNSPEKFDRMGVTPPSGVLLYGPPGTGKTLMAKAVANETDANFISVRGPQLLSKWVGESEKAIRQTFRKARQVAPTVIFFDELDSLAPGRGGDMGSNVSERVVNQLLTELDGLEEMEDVMVIGATNRPDMIDPALIRSGRFDRLVMIGEPDVEGREQILKIHTDDTPLAPDVSLRELAERSSGFVGSDLESIAREAAIEALREADDAEEVEMRHFRKAMDNVRPTITDDIREYYEQMQEEFKGGSSPQRQAGSSGRIGFQ